One Macrobrachium rosenbergii isolate ZJJX-2024 chromosome 10, ASM4041242v1, whole genome shotgun sequence DNA window includes the following coding sequences:
- the LOC136842347 gene encoding uncharacterized protein — MKVSITLLCLIANTLMFSSTVETKPCCSGVGTLAVGALAFAGGVLVTEHYYKHHRHGGCKSCSCGGCGGGCGWCGGDYYGRRRRRSVASLLQEEWVHDVYSMLKDADKDQCGLRLLCELAQRDPRELLQDEVEILLPYRGKGRSDGTIYGDYDEAVWHGQEGHECPVQYPLCLFSSSQIMTEYREQLPANETLSALFRIDDSAHTV; from the exons ATGAAAGTCTCTATCACACTTCTTTGCTTGATAGCAAATACGCTGATGTTCTCTTCTACCGTGGAGACGAAGCCTTGTTGTAGCGGTGTAGGAACGCTTGCCGTTGGCGCCTTGGCCTTCGCTGGG GGCGTGCTAGTGACGGAGCACTATTACAAACACCATCGTCACGGAGGTTGCAAGTCGTGTTCCTGCGGAGGCTGTGGCGGGGGCTGTGGCTGGTGCGGCGGCGATTACTACGGCAGAAGGCGCCGCAGAAGTGTTGCATCATTACTGCAGGAGGAATGGGTTCATGATGTTTATAGCATG tTAAAGGATGCTGACAAGGACCAGTGCGGATTAAGACTTCTTTGCGAATTGGCCCAACGAGATCCGAGGGAACTCCTTCAAGACGAGGTCGAAATCCTACTGCCTTATCG AGGCAAAGGCAGAAGCGATGGTACCATATACGGGGACTACGACGAAGCAGTTTGGCACGGGCAGGAAGGCCACGAGTGCCCTGTTCAGTACCCTCTTTGCCTCTTTTCTTCCAGCCAGATCATGACAGAGTATAGAGAGCAACTTCCTGCTAATGAGACCCTTTCTGCCCTCTTCAGAATTGATGATTCAGCACATACGGTTTGA
- the LOC136843016 gene encoding uncharacterized protein, translated as MRVTSVLTCLMACLLTCDLEAEASPCCGLGVAAVGALAFAGGVVAGKHHHRHHGGGCYNCGCGGCGGSCGWCGGSYGRRKRRSLSTFLEEAEVQKAYERIAHEDKDECGLRLVCELAQKDPRNLADDEIQILLPYRGLGESDGTTYGNYDEAAWHGQEGHICPSQYPKCAFTADQIMEEYRKFVQHNGTFVP; from the exons ATGAGGGTTACAAGCGTGTTGACCTGCCTTATGGCTTGTCTTTTGACGTGCGACCTAGAAGCTGAGGCGTCCCCCTGCTGCGGTCTTGGCGTGGCTGCTGTGGGTGCTTTGGCTTTTGCAGGG GGCGTCGTTGCCGGTAAACATCATCACCGTCACCATGGAGGAGGATGCTATAATTGCGGTTGTGGAGGATGCGGGGGATCCTGTGGCTGGTGCGGAGGATCCTACGGCAGGAGGAAGCGAAGGAGTCTCTCAACCTTCCTCGAGGAGGCTGAAGTTCAGAAAGCTTACGAGAGG ATTGCCCATGAGGACAAGGACGAGTGTGGTTTGAGGCTTGTCTGCGAACTGGCCCAGAAGGACCCAAGGAATCTGGCTGACGACGAGATTCAGATCCTCCTCCCTTACAG AGGCCTAGGTGAAAGTGACGGGACAACTTACGGAAACTACGATGAAGCCGCTTGGCATGGGCAGGAAGGTCACATTTGCCCGTCTCAGTACCCAAAATGTGCCTTCACAGCCGACCAGATTATGGAAGAGTACAGGAAATTTGTCCAGCACAATGGAACGTTTGTTCCTTAA